GCGGCGGTGGCGGTTTGAAGATGTGGGTCCGGATGCTGGCACCAGTGCTGGCCTCGATCGCGGGGCTCACGATGCTGCGGCTGCTGGGCCCGGACTTCATCAACCAGAAGGATCTGCACGCCTTGCTCGCGCCGATGGGCAAATGGGCGCCGGTGGCGTTCATTCTCTTCCTGGCTGTGAGGCCGGTGACACTGCTGCCCGGGCAGGTGTTCACCGCGGTGGGTGGGATGATTTTCGGCACCCGGGCGGCCACGCTCTATTCACTGGCGGGCAGCTTCCTGGCCACGTTGCTGATTTTCGCGTTGTCTCGCTGGTTGGGAACGCGGCTGATGAAGCGCATGGCGGGCAGCCGCTATCCGGTCATCACCCGGGTGGCGAAGCGGCACGGCTTCAAGTTCGCCCTGCTCACGTGCATCAACCCGCTGCTGCCCACGGACGTGATGATCGCGGCGGCGGCGTCGGCCAAGGCGCGCTTCTGGCCGCTGGTGCTGGGGGTGCTGCTGGGCACCGTCCCTGGTACCCTCCTCACCGCGCAGTTCGGCAGCGGCCTGGCGCAGGGCCACACGGTGGCGACGGTGGTGTCTGGCGTGGGGATGGTGGTGTCGCTGGTGCTGGGCGCGTTGCTCGGCCGCCGCATCTTCCACGAGCTCAACGAGGAGGAGCCGTCGGAGGGCCAGGACGAGCAGTCCCAGCCACGGGAGTCCCATCGTCACCCGCCGCTCGCGGCGAAGGGCCGGATCGGCCAGCCGGCGCTGTCGACCTTCCAGGAGCTGCCGCCCGCCGGTCCGTGAGGCTCACGCGCGGGTCTCCGCGCCCTCGCGCTCCAGGGACTCCAGGGCCTCGGTGATCGCCCCCACCAGCGCGGCCTCGTCGGGGGCACCCTCGACCTTGGCGCCCTGGCGGGTGACGTAGAACGAGTCCATCGCGCGATGGGCCTCGGTGGCCACCTTGGCGACGGCGATCTGCGCGCCCGCGCGGGTGAGGGCCGAGGAGATGGCGTGCAGCAGGCCGACCCGGTCCTGCGTCACCACGTCCACCACGGTGAAGTCCCGGGAGGCGCGGTTGTCCACCGTCACCTTGGGAGCCACGGGTGGCAGGGGCCGCTGCAGGAGCGAGCCCGGGCGGCGGCGCCGCAGCACCTCCTCGATGGTGGCCTGGCCCGTGAGGACACGGATCAGGTCCGTCCGGGCCATGCGCCAGCGCGAGCGATCGAGCAGCATCCCGTGCGGAGGCCGCACGTCGAAGACGTCCAGGGCGAGCCCATCGGAGGTGGAGACGATGCGCGCGGAGAGGATGTCGATGCGGTGGGCGGACAGCACGCCGGCGAACAGCGAGAGCAGACCGGGCCTGTCCCGGGCCGCGAGGGACAGCTCGCTGTAGCCGGCCTCGGGGTGGTGGCGCAGGGCGGCGGCCAGGGGCCGCCTCCGGGCACACGCGAGCAGCCGTCCGTGGAGCGTGGCGCGCGACGGATCCGTCCCGAGGAAGTACCGCTCGGGGAGCACCTGCCCGAGCTCGCGCGCCCGGGGCTCGCCGAGCACGCGGGACCAGCGCGCATGGAAGTGCTCGCGGACGCGCTCGGAGGGAGGCGCGCCCGAGGGGGCCGCCGTGCCGACGAGGTAGGCCCGGGCCTTGTCGTACAGCTCGCGCAGCAGCTGGGCCTTCCAGCCCGTCCACATGCGAGGCCCCACCGAGCTGATGTCCGCCCAGGTGAGGAGGTAGAGGCAGGTGAGCTTCTCCACGTCGCCCACCTGGCGCGCGAAGTCGGCGATGAGGGCCGGGTCGCTCAAGTCCCGGCGCTGGGCGGTGTGGCTCATCACCAGGTGGTCCTTCACGAGGAACTCGGCCACCTCGCGCTGGCGGGGCGAGAGGCCCAGGCGCTCGCCGAGGGCCACCATCAACTGCCGGCCCTTCTCGGAGTGGTTGCCGCCCATCCCCTTCCCCGCGTCGTGCAGGAGCATGCCGAGGTAGAGCGGGAGCGGATCCTTCAGGTCGCGCATCTCGCGGGAGAGCTCGGGCTCCTGCTCCACCAGGTCTCCGGCGCGCAGGGCGTAGAGGCGGCGCACGGCGAAGAGCGTGTGAACGTCGACGGTGTACACGTGGTACAGGTCGTGCTGGTGGTGGGCGGTGACGCGGCCGAACTCGGGCACCACGGCGCCGAGCACCCCCGCGTCATGCAGCTCGAAGAGGAGCTCGCCGCGAGTGCCCGGCCGCGAGAAGAGGGCCTTGAAGGCGGCGGACACGGCGGGCGTGGCGCGAGCGGCCTCCAGCGCCGGGAGGGCCTGCACCGCCTGCGCGCGGGCCCATGAGTAGAGGGGCAGTCCGTTCTCCTCGGCGGTGCGGAAGAAGTCGAGGATGGAGGCGGGCTCGCGGGTGAAGAGGCTCGGATCCGACAGGGTGAGCTTGCCGCGGAACACCTTGAAGGCGCCGATCCGGCGCTCGGAGAGGGCGAGCTTCCGAGCGTGGCTGAGCTCCTCGCAGCGGGAGATGAGCGCATCGGCGGCCTGGCGGATGGCGTGGGCGGCCAGGTAGTAGTCGCGCATGAAGGCCTCGACGGGCAGCACGGGGCCCTGCTGGTAGCCGAGGAAGCGCGCCACCTCCTCCTGGAGGTCGAAGGTGAGCCGGTCCTCCTTGCGTGCGCGCAGGAAGTGGAGGTGGTGGCGGATGCGCAGGAGGAAGTCGCGGGCCGCCTTGAGGCGCGTCACCTGCGAGCCGGGGAGGATGGACTGCTGCAGGAGCCCGGTGAGGCCCCGGGTGCGGAAGCGCACGCGGGCGATCCACAGGGCCGTCTCGAGATCACGCAGACCACCATCGCCCTGCTTGAGGTTGGGCTCGAGGAGGAAGACGGAGTCACCATAGCGCTCGCGGCGGGAGCGCAGCTCCTGGACCTTGTCCTGGATGTAGGCATCCGCGTGGAGGGTGAGGAGCTCGGGGAGGACGTCCTCGGAGAAGAGCGAGAAGACGGCGGCGTCGCCGGTGAGGAAGCGCGAGTCGAGCAGCGCGGTGCGGACGGTGTGGTCGGCGTCGGCGGCGCGGAGACACTCCTCGGGGGCGCGGGCGCTCCAACCAACGGCGCGCTTGAGATCCCACAGGAGCGTGGGGAACGCACGGGCCAGAGGCGCCACGGCCTCCTCGGAGACGTCGGGCCCGCGCAGGAGGAGCAGGTCCAGATCCGAGTGGGGAGACAGCTCGCGGCGCCCGTAGGAGCCGAGCGCGACGAGGGCGAGGTCGGGGGGCGCGTGGAGCTCGGCGGCGAGCTCGGTGAAGAGCCCGTGGATGAGGCGGTCGGTGGCGGCGGAGAGGAGCCGGCAGGTGGACAGGCCGGCGGCGCCCTCGCGGTGGAAGGCCTCGACACGGGCGTGAGCGTCGCGGAGGTAGTCGCGGGCGCGAGCCAGGCGGTTCTCGGGACCGCCGGGGGGGAGCTCGGGGAGCGAGCCGAGGACCTCGCGGTGGGTCGGCGGAGGCGGCGACGGGATGGACGGGACGCTCATGAGAGAGGTTCTAGCGCAGTGGCGGCGGATGGGCCGTCACGAGATGCGCCCGGGTGTTGTGGTCTTGACCGCATTTGGACCGCCACATAAGGAGGCCGCCGCCGTGACGTCTCCCCTCCGCATCCAACTCACCGACTCCGCGGATGAACACTGGGCCCAGGTGCGCCGGCTGCAGGCGGAGACCGCCATGGGCGGCGCGCTGCCCCTCGTCATCCAGCGGGGCGAGCAACGCGCCAGCGCCTGGCTCTCGCTGGGAGGGAGCGGCTTCGACGTGCTCGCCTGGCGAGGAGAGCGACTGGTGGGCTTCGCGCACGCACGCATCGAGCGGCGCATGGTGGAAGCCGGAGGACGGCTACGGCCCGCCGAGCTCTTCAATGGCGGCGACCTGCGCGTGGCCGCCGATGCGAGGGGAACCGGGGTGGTGCGGGCCCTGTTCGACGCCGTGCGCGAGCACTGTGCCACGCGAGGCGTGCACCAGGGGTGGGGGCTCATCAATCAGGGCAACGACAAGCCGCTGTCCGTCATGATGGCGGGCCAGCACGGGCAGCGAGCCGCCGTGCAGCGCACCTTCGTCACCGCGAGCCGGCTGCTGCTGGCGCGCCCCTCGGCCCCCAAGGCCCCCGTGCTCGAGGCCTGGGAGCCGACGGACGCGGAGTTGGAATCGCTGCCCGGGGAGTGGAGCCACCGCTTCCTCGCGCCCGTGCCGCCGCCAGGCGCTATGGCCGCCGCGCGCGCCACGTTCCCCGAGCTGCGCTTCTTCCGCCGCCGCGCCGACGGCCGCTTCGTCGCCGCCCTGTGGAACCCCTCCCGTGCGCGCCAGTTGCGGCTGGGCGGCACGACGCCGGCCCTGCGGGCCCTGGCCGCCGCCTGGACGCTGCTGCGGCCCCTTACCCGAGCCAACCCCTTCCCCTACCCGGGCCAGCCCATCGAGACGGTGGAGCTGGCCTTCGCCGTCCGCGAGCGGCTCGACGCGCCCGCCCTCCAGCAGCTGCTGCACGAGGCGCACCGGCTGGGAGGCCACATCGTCAACGTCATCGAGGAGGGGCTGGAGACCCAGGGCTCACCGCGCGTGCGAGGCCCCGCCAACCGGATGCGCACGCACGTCCTCACCTTCGCCATCGGCGAGGCCCCGGTCCCCACCTGCCCGCCCGAGGTGCCGGTGTACGTCGACCTCGCCTTCCTCTGACGGCCGCCGCGACTACAGCCGGTAGGCCACGCGGCGCCGCCGCTCCACCACCTGCCGGGACGAGCGCTCGCCGGTGAGCTGCCGGTGGACCTCGTGCACCCAGAGACAGGGGAGATCCGCGGGAGTGGAGACCAGCGGACGATCCGGGTAGCGCTCCAACTGGCGCGCCTGGTCCTCGAGGATGAGCACGTCCTGGGCGAGGATGCGCGCGGTGAGGGGCCGCAGGGCCGCCAGCACCACGCGGTTGAGGAGACCGAAGCGCACGCCCAGACGCGTGTAGATGCGGGTGCTCCGCTCGGTGAGCGGCGTGCACACCGAGGTGGTGACGAAGTGC
This is a stretch of genomic DNA from Archangium violaceum. It encodes these proteins:
- a CDS encoding TVP38/TMEM64 family protein, which produces MGGGGGGLKMWVRMLAPVLASIAGLTMLRLLGPDFINQKDLHALLAPMGKWAPVAFILFLAVRPVTLLPGQVFTAVGGMIFGTRAATLYSLAGSFLATLLIFALSRWLGTRLMKRMAGSRYPVITRVAKRHGFKFALLTCINPLLPTDVMIAAAASAKARFWPLVLGVLLGTVPGTLLTAQFGSGLAQGHTVATVVSGVGMVVSLVLGALLGRRIFHELNEEEPSEGQDEQSQPRESHRHPPLAAKGRIGQPALSTFQELPPAGP
- the glnD gene encoding [protein-PII] uridylyltransferase — translated: MSVPSIPSPPPPTHREVLGSLPELPPGGPENRLARARDYLRDAHARVEAFHREGAAGLSTCRLLSAATDRLIHGLFTELAAELHAPPDLALVALGSYGRRELSPHSDLDLLLLRGPDVSEEAVAPLARAFPTLLWDLKRAVGWSARAPEECLRAADADHTVRTALLDSRFLTGDAAVFSLFSEDVLPELLTLHADAYIQDKVQELRSRRERYGDSVFLLEPNLKQGDGGLRDLETALWIARVRFRTRGLTGLLQQSILPGSQVTRLKAARDFLLRIRHHLHFLRARKEDRLTFDLQEEVARFLGYQQGPVLPVEAFMRDYYLAAHAIRQAADALISRCEELSHARKLALSERRIGAFKVFRGKLTLSDPSLFTREPASILDFFRTAEENGLPLYSWARAQAVQALPALEAARATPAVSAAFKALFSRPGTRGELLFELHDAGVLGAVVPEFGRVTAHHQHDLYHVYTVDVHTLFAVRRLYALRAGDLVEQEPELSREMRDLKDPLPLYLGMLLHDAGKGMGGNHSEKGRQLMVALGERLGLSPRQREVAEFLVKDHLVMSHTAQRRDLSDPALIADFARQVGDVEKLTCLYLLTWADISSVGPRMWTGWKAQLLRELYDKARAYLVGTAAPSGAPPSERVREHFHARWSRVLGEPRARELGQVLPERYFLGTDPSRATLHGRLLACARRRPLAAALRHHPEAGYSELSLAARDRPGLLSLFAGVLSAHRIDILSARIVSTSDGLALDVFDVRPPHGMLLDRSRWRMARTDLIRVLTGQATIEEVLRRRRPGSLLQRPLPPVAPKVTVDNRASRDFTVVDVVTQDRVGLLHAISSALTRAGAQIAVAKVATEAHRAMDSFYVTRQGAKVEGAPDEAALVGAITEALESLEREGAETRA
- a CDS encoding GNAT family N-acetyltransferase; its protein translation is MTSPLRIQLTDSADEHWAQVRRLQAETAMGGALPLVIQRGEQRASAWLSLGGSGFDVLAWRGERLVGFAHARIERRMVEAGGRLRPAELFNGGDLRVAADARGTGVVRALFDAVREHCATRGVHQGWGLINQGNDKPLSVMMAGQHGQRAAVQRTFVTASRLLLARPSAPKAPVLEAWEPTDAELESLPGEWSHRFLAPVPPPGAMAAARATFPELRFFRRRADGRFVAALWNPSRARQLRLGGTTPALRALAAAWTLLRPLTRANPFPYPGQPIETVELAFAVRERLDAPALQQLLHEAHRLGGHIVNVIEEGLETQGSPRVRGPANRMRTHVLTFAIGEAPVPTCPPEVPVYVDLAFL